The Chrysiogenia bacterium region AGCAAAAACACGGCAAGGTGAACATGACCGAGGCCTGCGCGGCCAAGGCTTATGCCGGGCAGGCGGCCGTCGACGTTGCGCTCGAAGCCATCCAGATCCACGGCGGCATGGGCTACATGTGGGAGACGGGACTCGAGCGCCTGATGCGCGATGCCAAGCTGTTGCAGATCGGCGGCGGCACCGACGACATTCAGTACAACACCATCGCCCGCGAGCTTCTGAGGAGCGATCGGCTTCCTTCCTAGATAATTGACATGTGCGTTAAAAATTGAAAACGGCGCAGCCTGGGCTGCGCCATTTTCTTATTATAATCAATGAGTTAGCTATGTATTGACGTGTAATACAATGTAGTATATTCTTGGATTCGTAGAACGCGGACGATAATCCGCCCAGGGAGGGGGGGCCCGAGATGAACCAGACCCGAGTTCACGCCAATGCCTACGATGGTTACCTGCCCACAAGCGCCGAGCCGGCGAACGACGGCTCGCCGCTCTCGGCCATCGCGCCCGATTACTCGCCCGAGATGATCGAGCGCGTGATGGGCTGGATCGAGCCCTTCTACAAGCACTACTTCCGCTGCGAGTGGCGCGGCGCGGTTCGCGTGCCCGAGCGCCCGGCTTTTATCGTCGCCAATCACAACGCGACCGGCGCCATCGACGTCTTCATGATGCTCTACGCCTGGTACTCGCGCTTTGGTCACTCGCGACCGGTGCACGGGCTCGCCCACAAAATGGTTTTCGAGACGCCCATCGTGAAGGAACTGATGCCCAAGCTGGGCGCCATTCCGGCCAACCCGCGCAAGGCCCACGAAGTCCTTGAAGCCGGCTGCGACCTGGCCGTCTTCCCCGGCGGTGACTGGGAGGCCTGTCGTCCCTACACCGACGCGGGCAAGATCGACTTTGGCGGGCGCAAGGGTTTTGTGCGCGTGGCACTGGAGACCGGTGCGCTCATATCGCCCTTTGTCCTCTGCGGCGCCCACGAGAGCAGCCTCATCCTCGACCGCGGCACCGGCATTGCCCATGCGCTCGGGATCGACTCGCTCTGGCGAACCAAGACCGTGCCGCTTGGCCTGCCGCTCTCGGTGCTGCCCTCCAAGGTCACCATGGAGAGCCTCGAGCCCATCGACCTGCGTGCGGAGACCGCCGGGATCGAAGATCCCGACGAGAAACTCCAGCACGGCTACGACATCGTCACCTCGCGGATGCAGGAGACCATGGACCGCCTGCAGGCCGAGCGTGAGGGATACTTGGGCTGATTTCCCGATTCCGCGAAACTCCCGATTTGAGCTACACTGGGGGCTCATCAATCGGGGGAGCCCAGTGGAAGCCAGGCACATGGTCGACGAGCAACTGCGTCGCCGCGGCATCAAGGACGAGCGTGTGCTCGCCGCGATGGAAGCCGTGCGCCGCGAGGTGTTCTGTCCGCCCAACGTGCGCGAGCACGCCTACGAAGACAAGCCGCTCCCCATCGGTTACGAACAGACCATCTCCCAGCCCTACATTGTCGGCTACATGAGCGAGGCGCTCCAGCTCTCGCGCGGTGAGAAGGTGCTCGAAGTG contains the following coding sequences:
- a CDS encoding acyltransferase family protein, translated to MNQTRVHANAYDGYLPTSAEPANDGSPLSAIAPDYSPEMIERVMGWIEPFYKHYFRCEWRGAVRVPERPAFIVANHNATGAIDVFMMLYAWYSRFGHSRPVHGLAHKMVFETPIVKELMPKLGAIPANPRKAHEVLEAGCDLAVFPGGDWEACRPYTDAGKIDFGGRKGFVRVALETGALISPFVLCGAHESSLILDRGTGIAHALGIDSLWRTKTVPLGLPLSVLPSKVTMESLEPIDLRAETAGIEDPDEKLQHGYDIVTSRMQETMDRLQAEREGYLG